In one window of Spartinivicinus marinus DNA:
- a CDS encoding response regulator → MKPILIVEDEVKLAKLLADYLQHAGFNPAMLHKGTEVVAWVKAKQPELILLDLMVPEMDGLEICKAIRSFSNVPIIMVTARVDEIDRLLGLELGADDYICKPYSPREVVARVKAVLRRAHPHTNTEATVTSPLQLDAEQLAATYFGKPVPLTAIEFKLLQILADKPGRIFNRQQLMEHIYEDHRIVSDRTIDSHIKKIRKKLALINDEQEVIHSVYGAGYTFRE, encoded by the coding sequence ATGAAGCCAATTCTAATTGTCGAAGACGAAGTCAAACTCGCTAAGTTGCTGGCCGATTATCTTCAGCATGCGGGCTTTAACCCAGCAATGCTACATAAAGGCACTGAAGTCGTTGCCTGGGTAAAAGCTAAGCAGCCAGAATTAATTTTGCTGGATTTAATGGTGCCTGAAATGGATGGCTTGGAAATATGCAAAGCGATAAGAAGCTTTTCCAATGTTCCCATTATTATGGTGACAGCCCGGGTTGACGAAATTGATAGACTGCTAGGTCTTGAGCTGGGAGCCGATGATTATATATGCAAACCTTACAGCCCTAGGGAAGTCGTCGCCCGGGTTAAAGCGGTATTACGCCGAGCTCACCCCCACACCAATACAGAAGCAACAGTCACTAGCCCACTGCAATTAGATGCAGAACAGCTCGCTGCTACCTATTTTGGCAAACCAGTTCCCTTAACAGCGATTGAATTTAAGTTATTGCAGATACTCGCCGACAAACCTGGCCGTATCTTTAATCGTCAGCAGTTAATGGAACACATTTACGAAGATCATCGCATCGTCAGTGATCGCACTATTGACAGCCATATCAAAAAAATTCGCAAAAAACTTGCCCTCATAAATGATGAGCAAGAAGTTATTCATTCAGTGTATGGGGCCGGTTATACTTTTCGTGAATAA
- a CDS encoding anti-sigma factor family protein → MNKPSENELHAYVDNQLDPARRHELEQWLAEHPEEANQVNNWKKQQQLIQQTFTAELSAPIPDHLKLAARRPAAQRPAWFRVAAAVAWMTFGGIVGFNLQDKHIQEQHIPPIAANPPPSFLPIAQQATLAHVVYTPEVRHPVEVGADQEAHLVKWLSKRLGIQLRIPQLTSRGYRLIGGRLLPGDKGPVAHFMYENNAGNRLTLYVRHDAAENRETAFHYTQTNKVGVFYWVDRELGYALTGELPRDQLLGLAELTYDQLSS, encoded by the coding sequence ATGAACAAGCCAAGTGAAAATGAACTACATGCCTATGTGGACAACCAACTGGATCCAGCTCGTCGGCATGAGCTGGAGCAGTGGCTAGCAGAGCATCCTGAAGAAGCAAATCAAGTAAATAACTGGAAAAAGCAACAACAGTTAATTCAGCAAACGTTTACCGCAGAATTATCAGCCCCCATCCCAGATCATTTAAAACTCGCTGCTCGCCGCCCTGCTGCCCAGAGACCAGCTTGGTTTCGGGTTGCTGCCGCCGTTGCCTGGATGACTTTCGGTGGAATAGTGGGCTTTAATCTTCAAGACAAACACATCCAAGAACAACATATTCCTCCTATTGCTGCCAACCCTCCACCCTCGTTTTTACCCATTGCTCAACAGGCTACTTTAGCGCATGTGGTTTACACCCCTGAAGTGCGCCACCCCGTTGAAGTCGGAGCAGATCAAGAAGCTCACCTTGTTAAATGGCTTTCAAAGCGCTTAGGTATTCAACTGCGTATTCCTCAGCTAACAAGCCGTGGTTACCGTTTAATCGGCGGGCGCCTATTACCTGGCGACAAAGGCCCAGTTGCGCATTTTATGTACGAAAATAATGCTGGCAATCGCCTTACTCTTTATGTACGCCATGATGCAGCAGAAAATCGTGAAACTGCCTTTCATTACACCCAAACTAATAAGGTAGGTGTATTCTATTGGGTAGACCGCGAATTAGGTTATGCATTAACAGGTGAATTACCGCGTGATCAATTACTGGGGTTGGCAGAGTTGACCTACGACCAACTAAGCTCATAA
- a CDS encoding acyltransferase: MQQDKEIAFDLMRCIASIGVVAIHVISPYRQLLNEVPLNDWLFAVSVDGFFRWAVPIFIMISGALLLHDSRPFNLTYYTKRRLLKVFIPFLVWSIFYLGFSGLTYTGFNPDIIITKLQTIYKQASYYHLGFFYYFIPLYFVIPLLRPLAKSSQPLFLYLLLLAWLTATGCHLFYFDGAFTHKLVLYSGYLLFGYLLWQHPIQGVNWLLVLAGLAATITTIAMVVNLSVANNDFTVGRWLSYKTLNRVLIAGMVFVVFLYCSRYLKGYCKKFVCFVSQYSLGLYFIHPIFLWPLKEYALYFANPLLTIFCWVSLAGGLALLSSWLLGRNQYTKWLAP, translated from the coding sequence ATGCAGCAAGATAAAGAGATTGCTTTTGATCTTATGCGATGTATTGCATCAATTGGTGTTGTTGCGATTCATGTGATCAGCCCATACCGTCAGTTACTCAATGAAGTGCCTCTAAATGATTGGTTATTCGCTGTTAGTGTTGATGGATTTTTTCGCTGGGCTGTTCCTATTTTTATTATGATTTCTGGCGCATTATTACTGCATGATAGTCGTCCCTTTAACCTTACTTATTATACCAAACGCAGATTACTTAAAGTATTTATTCCTTTTTTAGTATGGTCAATATTTTACCTCGGTTTTTCTGGGCTTACTTATACTGGTTTTAACCCTGATATAATAATAACCAAATTACAAACCATTTATAAACAAGCCAGTTATTATCACCTGGGTTTCTTTTATTATTTTATCCCGCTTTATTTTGTTATCCCTTTGCTCAGGCCGCTGGCAAAAAGTAGTCAACCACTTTTTCTTTATCTATTACTATTAGCCTGGTTAACGGCAACAGGCTGTCACTTATTTTATTTTGATGGAGCATTTACTCATAAATTAGTGCTTTACTCAGGCTATTTACTTTTTGGTTACTTGCTATGGCAACACCCCATACAAGGCGTTAACTGGTTGCTAGTGCTAGCTGGGTTAGCCGCCACCATAACCACCATAGCAATGGTGGTTAACCTCAGTGTAGCAAATAACGATTTCACTGTTGGCCGTTGGTTATCCTATAAAACCCTTAATCGGGTGCTCATTGCAGGCATGGTATTTGTGGTTTTTTTATACTGCAGCCGCTACCTAAAAGGATATTGTAAAAAATTCGTCTGTTTTGTCAGCCAATACAGTCTTGGATTATATTTTATTCACCCTATTTTTCTTTGGCCATTAAAAGAGTATGCGCTTTACTTTGCTAACCCTTTATTGACGATATTCTGCTGGGTCAGTCTGGCTGGGGGCTTGGCGCTACTGTCGAGTTGGTTGTTGGGGAGGAATCAGTACACCAAGTGGCTAGCTCCCTAA
- a CDS encoding COG4315 family predicted lipoprotein: MHKLRLTAAALLIATTAACANAGHGPAQKQNGILVGDNGMTLYTFDKDVANSGKSVCNGKCAVNWPPLYADKEAKPSGDFSIVTRDDGSKQWAIKGKPLYFWIKDQKPGDTTGDGFKNVWHVVQ, translated from the coding sequence ATGCATAAACTACGTCTTACCGCTGCCGCACTATTGATTGCTACCACTGCTGCTTGTGCCAACGCAGGCCATGGGCCAGCTCAAAAACAAAATGGCATTTTGGTAGGGGATAATGGCATGACACTTTATACCTTTGATAAAGATGTCGCCAATTCAGGGAAAAGCGTTTGTAATGGCAAGTGTGCGGTCAATTGGCCCCCTTTGTATGCAGATAAAGAGGCTAAGCCTAGCGGGGACTTTTCTATCGTTACCCGAGATGATGGCAGCAAACAGTGGGCGATTAAGGGCAAACCCCTATACTTTTGGATTAAAGACCAAAAACCAGGCGATACCACTGGCGATGGTTTTAAGAATGTATGGCATGTTGTTCAATAA
- a CDS encoding ATP-binding protein — MNNKPNLSPPFRIFLSIRWKLCILVVIATSLVALTMYSFMQWSFDRGFLRYINQRDSAQLEKLVPSLTSYYQQQQQSWQALTQNRHHWGELVISALSPRLVNRPPRHPPPFRRYVRRFLLFDQHKQLLIGRVPDKVTPLLHPIEYQQQVVGYVGLIPRKELTEFNDIAFAEKHQKLMLIITAIVVIIMALLAIPLASSIVKPIQRLRIAMDQLANRQAHSPLSTNQRDELGLLANDFNILSQLLSQQELLRKQWLADIAHELRTPISVLQAEMEAIEDGIRPLNQDSIQSLKMDLGRLTHLVNDLHHLALEDIGAISYQLSQQAIIPILHNILERHSQLISTHNLELTIKSDISETTTVTVDSNRIQQLFTNLLVNSIHYTDSTPDNPGRIQVSLQQQNGVITITWEDSAPSVPDSALPLLFERLYRVDSARQRDKGGSGLGLAIVKAIIDGHHGTIKAEHSALGGLKLIISLPL; from the coding sequence ATGAACAACAAACCAAATCTGTCTCCACCCTTTAGAATATTTCTCAGCATTCGCTGGAAGCTGTGTATCTTGGTTGTTATCGCTACCAGCCTGGTAGCCTTGACCATGTACAGCTTTATGCAGTGGAGTTTTGATCGTGGTTTTCTTCGCTACATTAACCAGCGTGACAGTGCGCAGCTTGAAAAGTTAGTGCCGTCGTTGACAAGTTATTATCAGCAACAACAACAAAGCTGGCAGGCGCTTACGCAAAATCGTCACCACTGGGGCGAGCTTGTGATTTCGGCTTTATCTCCTCGGTTAGTTAATCGTCCACCACGACACCCGCCGCCTTTCAGAAGATATGTACGCCGCTTTTTGTTGTTTGATCAGCATAAGCAGCTGTTGATTGGTAGAGTGCCTGATAAAGTGACACCGCTGTTGCACCCTATTGAATATCAACAGCAAGTGGTTGGCTATGTTGGGCTAATCCCCCGTAAAGAGCTGACTGAGTTTAACGACATCGCCTTTGCTGAAAAGCATCAAAAGCTGATGCTTATTATTACGGCAATTGTTGTAATTATCATGGCTCTGCTGGCCATTCCTTTAGCCAGTTCCATCGTTAAACCAATTCAACGGTTACGTATAGCTATGGATCAACTGGCAAATCGTCAGGCCCATTCACCATTATCGACAAATCAACGCGATGAACTGGGCTTACTTGCCAATGATTTTAATATCCTGAGCCAGTTATTAAGCCAACAGGAACTGCTGCGTAAACAATGGCTCGCTGATATTGCTCATGAATTACGCACCCCTATTAGTGTATTGCAGGCGGAAATGGAAGCCATTGAAGATGGTATTCGCCCCCTTAACCAAGACAGTATTCAGTCGTTAAAAATGGACCTTGGCCGACTCACCCATTTAGTGAATGATTTACATCATTTAGCCCTTGAAGATATTGGCGCCATTAGCTATCAGCTATCCCAACAGGCTATTATACCTATCCTGCACAATATACTTGAGCGACACAGCCAACTCATCAGCACCCACAATCTAGAACTTACCATTAAGTCTGACATTAGTGAAACCACAACAGTAACCGTTGACTCTAACCGAATACAGCAGTTGTTCACTAATCTGCTAGTCAACTCCATCCACTATACAGACAGTACGCCAGACAACCCTGGTCGTATTCAGGTTAGCCTTCAGCAACAAAATGGTGTTATCACTATCACTTGGGAAGACTCGGCGCCCAGTGTACCTGACTCAGCCCTTCCCTTATTATTTGAGCGGCTATATCGCGTAGATAGCGCCAGGCAGCGAGACAAAGGTGGGTCTGGTCTGGGGTTAGCGATTGTTAAAGCGATTATTGATGGACATCATGGCACAATCAAGGCAGAGCACTCTGCCCTTGGGGGTTTAAAATTAATTATTTCATTACCTCTCTGA
- a CDS encoding RNA polymerase sigma factor: MDSFEAHLPRLRRYAIALTGDQHAADDLVQDTLERGWRKLSLFRRGSRLDRWLMTIMHNVFVNQYRSRTPPSDPYHELSEEPSSRATQTDALEIRDIRVAIAQLPTEQREVLLLVTLEEYSYADAAKILGTPQGTVMSRLSRARAKLATILANNNNPSNDNHPHSLRIVK; encoded by the coding sequence ATGGATAGCTTTGAGGCTCATTTACCCCGCTTGCGCCGTTATGCTATTGCTTTGACAGGTGACCAACACGCAGCAGATGACCTAGTGCAAGACACGTTGGAAAGGGGCTGGAGAAAGCTATCATTATTTAGACGTGGTAGCCGGCTGGATAGATGGTTAATGACCATTATGCACAACGTATTTGTTAACCAATATCGTAGCCGCACACCACCATCAGACCCTTATCATGAGCTCAGTGAAGAACCCAGCAGCCGGGCCACCCAAACTGATGCTCTGGAAATCCGTGATATCCGAGTAGCTATTGCCCAGCTACCAACGGAGCAGCGAGAAGTGCTGCTGCTGGTCACGCTTGAGGAATATTCCTATGCTGATGCAGCCAAAATTCTCGGTACTCCCCAAGGGACAGTGATGTCGAGACTCTCGCGCGCCCGCGCCAAGCTGGCCACAATTCTTGCTAACAACAATAATCCAAGCAATGATAACCATCCACATTCGCTGAGGATTGTGAAATGA
- a CDS encoding DUF4234 domain-containing protein, whose product MSNPYAVPDANLKVAQEPIQEISTLPRISAWLVFLFTFITGGIYGMYWLYHRSRLINQFSPKVISPVLINLTMFTYIASFAASFAAEDIVMIMINLIITLISIILYIVLLLAVKDRLNLITRSNKGDNYFISSIFTLLFFNIYLQYKINQIIDGES is encoded by the coding sequence ATGTCAAACCCATATGCAGTACCCGACGCCAACTTAAAAGTTGCTCAAGAACCAATACAGGAAATATCCACTTTACCAAGAATCAGTGCCTGGTTGGTTTTTTTATTTACTTTTATCACGGGTGGTATCTACGGCATGTACTGGCTATACCACCGCAGCCGATTGATTAACCAGTTTTCACCAAAGGTGATTTCTCCGGTTTTAATCAACCTAACCATGTTTACTTACATCGCTTCTTTCGCAGCTTCATTTGCGGCGGAAGACATAGTCATGATAATGATCAATTTAATTATTACCTTAATTTCCATTATTCTTTATATTGTTTTGCTTCTTGCGGTTAAAGATAGGTTAAACCTAATCACCCGCTCTAACAAAGGTGACAACTACTTTATCAGCAGTATTTTTACACTCTTGTTTTTTAATATTTATCTGCAATATAAGATCAACCAGATTATTGATGGTGAGAGTTAG
- a CDS encoding OmpA family protein, translating to MIKKIAATTLAVTVLAGCQTTNPYTGEDEFNKTSKYGGIGALAGAVVGGLADGKKGALKGAAVGAAAGAGYGYYVDRQEDKLRAQLRGTGVRVQRQGNHIRLIMPGNITFNTNSYDIQAGFYRVLNSVSTVLKEFDKNGVEVVGHTDSTGGYQYNQQLSQKRAQSVASYLINQGVTPNRVSYYGAGPDNPIADNSSAGGRQQNRRVEINLQPPAQN from the coding sequence ATGATAAAGAAAATTGCTGCAACAACTTTGGCTGTAACAGTGCTGGCGGGCTGCCAAACGACCAACCCTTATACCGGAGAGGATGAGTTTAATAAAACCTCAAAATACGGTGGTATTGGTGCACTAGCCGGTGCTGTAGTGGGTGGTTTGGCTGATGGTAAAAAAGGTGCACTTAAAGGTGCAGCTGTAGGTGCTGCGGCAGGTGCCGGGTACGGTTACTATGTTGACCGGCAAGAAGACAAGCTAAGAGCGCAACTTCGTGGTACAGGCGTGCGAGTGCAGCGCCAGGGCAACCATATACGCCTGATCATGCCTGGTAACATTACCTTTAATACAAACTCATACGACATTCAGGCTGGGTTCTATCGAGTGCTTAACTCAGTATCAACTGTATTGAAAGAGTTTGATAAGAATGGTGTCGAAGTTGTTGGACACACTGATAGTACTGGTGGCTATCAATACAACCAGCAACTGTCGCAGAAACGGGCGCAAAGTGTTGCCAGTTACTTGATCAACCAAGGTGTGACGCCAAACCGAGTCAGTTATTATGGTGCGGGTCCTGATAACCCCATTGCTGATAATAGCTCAGCGGGTGGTCGTCAGCAGAATCGCCGGGTAGAGATCAACCTGCAACCCCCTGCTCAGAATTAA
- a CDS encoding Spy/CpxP family protein refolding chaperone codes for MNKLRYGLVAMALTLPLAFNSLAWSEPHPGQHKGPKIAKELSLTAEQKEAFKSIMSNQRKQRCAIHEKYRPQIQAEMEQIHQSTISQLSSVLSAEQIDKFQQFHEKRKERRQQHKKRFNCEQGSGFKGRHSGRGENAGL; via the coding sequence ATGAACAAACTGCGTTATGGCTTAGTAGCAATGGCACTTACGCTTCCTTTAGCTTTCAACAGTTTAGCCTGGAGTGAACCCCATCCTGGGCAACATAAAGGGCCTAAGATTGCTAAGGAACTATCCCTTACCGCTGAGCAAAAAGAAGCGTTTAAATCCATTATGAGTAATCAGCGTAAACAACGTTGTGCAATTCATGAAAAGTATCGCCCACAAATTCAAGCCGAAATGGAGCAAATACACCAGAGCACCATTAGTCAACTGTCCAGTGTTTTATCAGCAGAACAAATTGATAAGTTCCAGCAGTTTCATGAAAAACGCAAAGAACGTCGCCAACAGCATAAAAAGCGTTTTAATTGTGAACAAGGCTCTGGCTTTAAAGGTAGACATTCTGGTCGTGGGGAAAATGCAGGGCTATAG